The genomic segment GAGCACACTGGACACTCCCTCCTTCCAGATTCTCTTGGTTGTTTCAAGAGGACCTTTACCGTCACACCAGGTAACCAACTCGCCCTCCAGGTTCTTGATTTTGACtacaaaggatataattgcacccCATTATAGAATGCAATCATTACCTTTCTCCtctgcatcttcttcctttggaTGGCCACCTTCTTGATTAGCATTCGAGTTGGCCTTTTCAGTCTCTTGTTCTTACAGGTATGCAGTACCTTGTGCCTGTTGGACATCCTCCACTATCTTCCCCTTATCTGGCTGACAAAGTACCTAAAGTTTCCTCTAATGAGAGGCTGAACTCAAGAGTAAGTTACCCAGCAATTCTTCCTCCTCCCTAATGTGTCTGTGGCTCTAGCCAGGAATCCAGATTAACAATTGAGCCAAGTGTCTCACGGTTCACAAATTCCCATACCACAATCCCAACAGGTTGTCTGATCTTAATCAGTTAATTTGTTAGTTATCTGTTGTTTATATATTGAAGTAATTAGTCACTTGAAGTATAACTTTATGAAAGATCAATTTAGCTTGATAAATAAATTAGTGATTTAGCTATTTATCAGTTATTAAAATCTTTAAAAGCAGTTGGAAATTAATTTACCTTGTTTTCCTTTTGGCTTACACCTGCACCAATATTGCTAATTACTAATTCAATCTCAACGTTAACCACTGCAGATACTTAAAGatataggcttggcctaaatagccaagtggttatggtactgggtttgtaaccccaagatcaagagttcaaatctcacaagggcaaaaactatcaagagttcaaatctcacaaaggcaaactatgaaacaatgtaacttcatctgataacagatggaaacgggtttgtactcgaaagagttacttaaaGATATACTTAGCTTAATTTCATCAGGTTTTGCTACCTTTGTACGCGCTGATTATCATGTCGCTCTTTCTATTTGCTCAGTATATTGGTTTAAAGGACTTCCTTTCCCCGTGCACCAATTTTCTCTCCTCAAATGCTTGTTGCCACCGTTTAGCAGACACTTCCAGCACTGTGCACACAGCTCAGTACACCAAAATACACTTGCATAGCGAAGCAGATTCATTAGAAATGATCAAGTAGCTACTCTACAACTCCCTACAAAGTTTGCCCTTAGAACAAGCAGCAACTGAAGAAGATATTGCATCCTTGAGCCACAAACATAATTGCACCAAGTGCTATCACCTATGGATTGCACACAAGCTGTATGCTGGTGGGTATCAAGCAGAGAAAGACTAATCTTGGGTCAATTTCAAAAGTTGATTTAATAACAATGGTTATCAAGGCCTTCCCTCATACTGCATGCCAAAGTGAAAGTTAAGAGTGCAAAAATGCATCAGCCAATTTATTTCAATTACAGACAAGACAGTGACTGGATCATACTTATTGGTACCAACAGCTGGTCTCTTTACTTGCACTGATTGGAATAGACTACATGAACCAATATTCAGATAATTCAGAGCAACATCCTTACATGAGAACTGACACAGGAATCAAAGAATCAAATTTGCTGATACCGACACCACAGGTTGTGCAGTCACACCAAAATGAACAGTTTCAAAAATTTGGGTGACACCAATAGGTATGCAGCAACTCATTACAATTTTTCTTCCATAACCATGTCTTGAAGCAAAGAAACCCCATCACCATTTCAACCCAGCCATGTCAGTCTTATCATATTTAGACAATAATCATGTATGTCCACTATGAACGGCTTCAAGCACAGCCATCACAAACAACTAAGCACGGCTACTACAAACGGCTCCAAGCACTTCAAACAACTCCTAAAGCTAgcgcaagtttttttttaaaaaacatatttGAGTGGAAGATGAAAACAGGCTTAGAGAAAATAGCCAGTTATAAAAATTGTTTGGAGGGCGTGGAAGAAAAAGGAGACCAATGAGAACAACATACATTTACCTTATTCTGAGAAAAGTGAACCAAGACCATGGAATAGGTCTTTTATATAGGGGCAGGATATCTTCATGTAGACACCTCAGCTGTCATGagagaatattttaaaaagcagGTTCCTCCCGAGGCCAAAaatattttcaaaagggaatgcaaGATACTGTGTAAAGCAAAATTGTAAATGCATTCTTTACAAACTAGTTCACAATTGTGCTAAGTGCAGAGATTCTCCCTTATGTATTCACGAACAGTAGTGAACTACAAATTGATGGGTTGTGCTTTTGTGTTGTTCCTCAGTTCTTAAAACGTGCTCTGAATAGAATGAAATAGCAGTGATACTTCATGTAGCGAAACTTTGGGGAGGTTTTTTTTATTAAGGTAAATCATCCAGCAAAAATTCTGACAGGAAGTGGGTACATACAGCCATCTGCCCTTTTAAAAGAGATGTTAAATTCCATTAGAAACTAGTTTTACATGATTGCAAAGGTTTTTCTTTACAAAAAtgacaaatttaaaattaaaatatttttcacATTAGATTTCCAGGccccacatttttattttttttcaccAAAATATTTTACCTGGTTACAAAACTAACCCACAAAACCACTGGAATGTTTTGACACAAACAACTTTCGCCTTACTCTTCCCCACTTGTAATAGCCTAACACCACAAATACCTGGTGAATTAAAATCAGACCTTTTAAGTATGACACAAGACAAACATTGACAGAAGTCAATAACTACCACCATTTACTTATTCCCACATATCACACTAACTACGACAATcacaattttaaaacaatgattCTTTAGGGTTTCATACCCCCAAATAATCTTGAGATGTGGGTGTTTCCATAATTAAATTCATGCTAAAAAAACCTTGTATTTATAAAATAGTTGATAAAAATATTCCTCTCTGTTAACAATACAGTATGGAGGTATGGGTGCCATTGATGGAGATGACGGGCAGATGCAGTTACTCTGACTTGGCTTCTTTCTCTTCACAGCTTTCAGTAGACTGTGCCTGAAATGTGAAAAAGGTAAAAATGtagtaagggcaattaggggctgACAATGaatactgaccttgccagtgatatccacattctatgaacaaattaaaaacaagaaaaaaagTTAAATAAATTGCAGCAAATGAGTGTTGGCTTTAGAGTATTCTCTCTAATTGCAACCAGTTAAATGCATAAATAACTGAAAAATGTAGAATATATCCTTGTTCATTCAGCTCACAGCATTCCTAAAGACTTGCGAAAGACTGCACTTTGTCTTAATTTGCCACTAAATTTATATATCCAAAACATCAGACTAAATTTCAAGCAATCCTTTAGTAAGGTACTGGATGTTTCTGTTGGTTATAATATACATCTCTCTGGATAATGAAGTAAATATCCCCTCTTCTCATTCCAATTTGTCTTATTCATCAGAAGACAGTAGCTACCACCAAGTGAGGAGCAGGTAGGTTAAGGTTATTACTTATAACACTGACTTATAAACAACTTCATTAGTTAACACACTGGGGTggaggtcaaggaaggagggAAAAACTGTAGGACAAAGATGTTAGTCCATTTGAAAGCACTGCTGGGTTATGTCACTTTTGTTTTCAACTGGGGAGAAAAGATCTCAAACACCCTGTTCCTCCTACAGCGATGTACCCTGTGGACTTTCAGAAAATTTTCACTTTGCCACTTCCAGGTACAGACCACAACACTCTCAGTTTAACGTGATGAACCCTGAACTGTTAATTATTTGACTGTTACCCAGTATGGATTATTGTAATTTCTGAAATTGAATTTATTAAAAGTATACATGTAATTCTTTCCTAAAAGAGTAAACAATCTGCAAGTAcaaaattcagtaaaaatctgccTGTATGTACCCAAATTGCACACCGGAGACTCTCCTATGAAGTATTTCTCACTTTTGCTGTACCATCTGAAAAGCTGGAAAGTGACAAAGCACCTCCCAAAAATAAACAGAGAGTAATCTGGGGCCCAGTCATTCTCTCACAACTGACCAGTAGCTgtactcagttttaaaattactgTAGCTTACTATTAGAACAGAACATAAAAAATGAATGATGCTGCAATAGCTGAAGCTGAAAGTCCATTTAGCATTGAACTTAACATGTCCAATCAATACAGAGCAGCACACAGTACTGACAATACAGCCAAAATGTTCAAGTTCAAGTCAGAGGAAGTACTTTTAATAGGCGAcatcttaaaaaaaattctctcctAGTAAGGGAAAGCATTAAAACCAGGAAAGCTGTTAAATTGCTTAAAATACGAGGAAAGATGACCAAGATCTTTTTCGGGTGGATGAGTCAAGATGGATCAAATGACCTCCCATCTGTAAATCAGCTATGTATTTTAGACCTTTCAAATTAAGAAACTTTGTGTAAGTTTGGGTGAAGAAAtggaagagggaaagagacaaCAAGGGAGAGTATTTGATAAGCAAAATCTCAAACTGAAAACATTCAAATTACAAGGACTAAACAAACTACAATTGGATATAGCTTTTAAAATGCTACAGGTCAGCAGTTATATGAAGCAGACACTGTTTAACATTGCTGCTTTCCAATGTGAAATTTACCTCATCATTTTTGGCTTCTCCGTTCTCAGAGGGAGTTTCTTCCTTTGCATCCTCTTGGTTAGTCTCTTCTTTGCCTTTTGCTCCTTTTTTTCCTTTTGCTGGTGCTCTCTTTTCCTCCTTCTTGTCATTAGCAGCCTTTTCTTTCTAAGAACATGAATCCAGCACGTTACCACCAAACTAAATATTAGTGTCAAGAGAAAAATCAGGTAATTTCTGAATATATAAAATATTTACATTAGCCCACTTCATGTTTCACTGATGccatgtgattgaatactctgtAGTAAACTTAGTTTAGTTTTATTTAATTACATTAAGGATAGTTACGTTTTGGCCCTACATGATACCTTAGCTTCAACTATTTTctaaaatgataaaaaaaatgttaataagTGCACCCATTGACTTTGGCACTCATCCAAGTGCTGGTACAGATATGCAGAATCAGCACAATATCATAAGCTTTTGCTCCAAATCAGTTTAAAATAAACTGTGTTGGAAGCAAGTCTGCTGGCTTATCAAAAAGTTAACAAAAAACTGCAAAATTTGAACATTTTTTCATTTCAGTAAAAGGCTACTAAATAAAAATATTCTGCTGCAATTAAAAACCATTAAGTGTCTGAATTGAAATAGCTATGCAAAATTTTAAATTAAGTCTTTATAATTTACTTCCCCATGTTTCATTACTGTAAAACATACAATTAATTATTTCATTTCAGGGACATGAtcccaaattttaaaaatgcagttaCAGGTACTTAATGAAAAAGAACATCTAACTGCCCATTAGCAGTTAATAAATGAAggagttgaatttttaaaaatgcactacATGGCTCTCAATGTTTTGTAATTAAATTTATTTTGTGACTTCAATATAAGCAACAATCTTTGCTGGCATCTGCAAGAAGCTAAATGATGGTTGTGTTGCATATGGAGAAATGGACGTCAAATGAAATTAAGAAATTTTAGAAATAAACATCTGACTCCTGAAAAAAATGTACTTGCATGAATCAATAGTTAAACCTATTTTAAAATACTGATATACAATAATTTTATTCATGCATATTTCCATTTTAACTGCTTATATTTAGACAagtacaggagagagaaaggaagagaaggatACACAAAAAGGGCAAGATTAAGAAAGGTGGGAGGgagtttgtgtggagcataaacaccaacatacaatcactgggctgaatagcctatacTCGTGCTATAAATTCTATGAAATTGGGTTACTTTCATTTGATAACCAAGCTGCAAGATACTGTGTTCATTTGTTTCCAACCCTGCCTTTGTctttcttcccctcccttccaaAAAAAAACTCTTCGACTTCTCAGGTTACTCATTTATTTATCAAGGGGCAAGATTTCCACTCAAATAGATTGCTATTACTATATTTTTATAAAAGGTATGCAACACCCAGATCCTCTCAACAATAACCTCACTAATATTTTAAGCTAACCTCAGGGCAAACTCATACCTATTCTGTGCTTTATGTGTCCATTATCCACTTCTTCCACATAATCTTAAGGATCTTAACAGAAAGGCTCACATTCAATATCACAATGTGTTTGATGTGCAGTGACAATTCAGCATTTAACATGCAACTTTCTGGAGACAGCAATATCCCCAAAATTGTAATTAGATGAATAACAAGTTTTCTGCATTGGGGAAAGCTATTGATTGAAGGAGAAACGTTGGCATTCCCTATTTTCCTTTGAATAGTAGCATCGAATCTTTAACATCTACCCACAATGACCATAACGGAGACTGCACTAGAGGGTCATCTTGCATTTCCCTGAATCAGGAGTTAAAACATAAATATTGTTTATCACTTATCAACTGAAATCttgatgttgtctaggtcttgaaGCAGTCCTTGCTGGCATGCAGCATTTTCTTATGGTTTCAATTTAAATTATTTCCTAACTGAAATAAATTGAACCCTTCTCCTGCCCACTTGCCTGTAATCTACTCCTTTATTCAATTTATCTGATAAACCAATTATTTAAAAAGTGGAAATGTAATGTTTAAAATACTGATAatacattatttcaaagaagaaaagCCAGCTTTGAATCAAAAATTTGTACCTTGCTTTAACGTAGCTCTCCTAAATAATTCATACTTTCCACAAAAGCTACCAAATCAAAACTAAAATTAGAAAAAATTATGAGCTTTCCAAATGGCTAGTTGTTATCATAGGCTTCTAAATAAACTGCAATGATAATTTCCTCTATTCAAATCCAGGAGGACAAGTTTCTTTTTTGTCCCCTTTGATGTTCTCAAATCAGTTAACAGGCAGCcaaagccttggtttaacatctcatcagaaaggCATCTCTGAAAAGCTAGCACCATTTCTGTTAGCTTTGCTTGATTAACACCCAAACTTCTAACCCAGGGGCATGCTAAGATCAGCAACTGCTAGTGACAAGTTTCTTGGAGGCATTACAAAACTGCACTATAAAGTCTAACAGCCAATTGCTACATAGGAACCACTAAATTTGAGCAATGAGCCATTGTATTTTTTTTCTAAGATTATAAACAAGCTACTTCTCTTGATTCCTTTTCTTTCCTACCCTCCTGAGAGCATTGACTTCTGCTAGCTTACGGATTCCAATGGCAGAATCCATTCAAGTGAATACCCTCACATTAGCCAAGACGATGTCTACAGGTTACTTCACACATGGGTTACTGGACAGTGAAATAGAATATATCCAAACTCCCTAATAAGGCATTGTAGTCAGATGTAATGTCCTTAACTCCAGCCAAGTTTAACTAACTCAGCAAAAACTAATGTCTCAAAAAGGAGGGAGCACTTTGATCAGGTACCAGTGGAACAGAATTGTAATAAAATTCACTATGTTGGCAGGAAAGATTCATAATTTGGGAGGGGAGAAAGTGAAAGAAAGAGCGAAAGAAAAGCTTGGTGTTAAAATATCATTTTATCTCCTACTAGCCTGATGGACTTTGATGTatgtatgcacacacatacaattcCTAGCATGGTTTTGTTGGAGGGAGTTGGGGAAATGGTGGCGGACACCAAACAGAATGGGTATGAAAATTTAATAAGTTTAACAAAGCAGACAGGTTTGAAA from the Carcharodon carcharias isolate sCarCar2 chromosome 9, sCarCar2.pri, whole genome shotgun sequence genome contains:
- the hmgn7 gene encoding high mobility group nucleosomal binding domain 7 isoform X1, with translation MPPKRKNAGEAREEPKRRSARLSAQKPVLPEPEPKQKKAPAKKEKAANDKKEEKRAPAKGKKGAKGKEETNQEDAKEETPSENGEAKNDEAQSTESCEEKEAKSE
- the hmgn7 gene encoding high mobility group nucleosomal binding domain 7 isoform X2 translates to MPPKRKNAGEAREEQKPVLPEPEPKQKKAPAKKEKAANDKKEEKRAPAKGKKGAKGKEETNQEDAKEETPSENGEAKNDEAQSTESCEEKEAKSE